A single genomic interval of Candidatus Bathyarchaeum sp. harbors:
- a CDS encoding glutamate--tRNA ligase gives MNPTEEKQAREIIKKIVLLNAVRYEGKATPKPIFSKLLGEYPQFRKNVKDIGPIINETVQGINSMPLDEQKAIVAKNWPETLVEEKVEETKKLPPLPNVNKYKKVVTRFSPNPDFVLHLGSARAIWLSYAYAKMYNGSFILRFEDTDTKTKKPKLEFYEGVRTDMDWLGCKWDSEFIQSDRLPIYYEHAEALIKAGNAYVCICQREVFREKCHSAQACPCRILSVDENLVRWNKMLDGTYDEGEAVVRVKTELGHPNPAVRDWPALRIVDTVKYPHPRVCSKYSVWPLYNFSTGIDDHLMGITHIIRGKEHLTNQARQEYMYKHFGWDYPETIHYGRLKITGASLSKSEIVKGMESGLYKHWDDPRLATLAALKKRGIQPEAIQNLIVDVGPKPQDVVLSWKNLYAHNRKLVDPTAKRFFFVASPLKITVTGIQKRYSAKIPVHPDHPEMGFRTFEVTPVNGEAIFLISKNDLRLIQGKPAVRFMDLFNFTVQTIAENNVQAMFHSESYEEARNLSAPLIHWLPVDSGISCEVVLPDASVVEGVAEDSCKSLKPDEVVQFQRYGFVRVDEINNKLVAYFAHK, from the coding sequence GTGAACCCAACCGAAGAAAAACAAGCCCGAGAAATAATCAAAAAAATTGTACTCCTAAATGCTGTTCGTTACGAAGGAAAAGCTACTCCTAAACCAATTTTTAGCAAACTTTTGGGAGAATATCCTCAGTTTCGAAAAAACGTGAAAGACATTGGACCCATAATCAACGAAACAGTCCAGGGAATCAATTCAATGCCTTTGGATGAACAAAAGGCGATTGTTGCGAAGAATTGGCCTGAGACTTTGGTTGAAGAAAAAGTAGAAGAAACCAAAAAACTACCGCCTTTGCCTAACGTGAACAAATATAAAAAAGTGGTTACACGCTTTTCACCAAACCCTGATTTTGTTTTGCACTTGGGTTCAGCGCGGGCAATCTGGCTTAGTTATGCCTACGCCAAAATGTACAACGGCAGTTTTATTCTTCGTTTTGAGGACACCGACACCAAAACCAAAAAACCAAAACTGGAGTTTTATGAAGGCGTCAGAACAGATATGGATTGGTTGGGTTGTAAATGGGATTCAGAATTCATTCAAAGTGACCGGTTGCCAATCTATTATGAGCATGCTGAAGCATTAATCAAAGCAGGAAATGCTTACGTTTGTATTTGTCAGCGGGAAGTTTTTCGGGAAAAATGCCACTCAGCCCAAGCTTGTCCGTGCCGGATATTGTCTGTCGACGAGAACTTGGTTCGTTGGAACAAAATGTTAGACGGCACTTACGATGAAGGAGAAGCTGTAGTGCGTGTGAAAACTGAGTTAGGTCATCCCAATCCTGCTGTTCGGGACTGGCCTGCGTTGCGTATTGTAGACACCGTAAAGTATCCTCATCCTCGGGTATGTAGCAAATACAGTGTTTGGCCCCTTTACAATTTTTCTACTGGAATAGACGACCACCTCATGGGAATAACCCACATTATACGAGGAAAAGAGCATCTAACCAATCAAGCTCGGCAAGAATACATGTACAAGCATTTTGGGTGGGACTACCCTGAAACCATCCATTATGGTAGACTCAAAATAACTGGGGCCTCCCTTAGTAAATCAGAAATTGTAAAAGGCATGGAAAGCGGCCTTTACAAACACTGGGATGACCCAAGGCTTGCCACTCTTGCTGCTTTGAAAAAACGGGGAATCCAACCCGAAGCCATTCAAAATCTGATAGTTGACGTGGGACCCAAACCCCAAGACGTAGTTTTAAGCTGGAAAAACCTTTATGCTCACAACAGAAAACTGGTTGACCCAACCGCTAAACGTTTCTTTTTTGTAGCTTCCCCACTTAAAATTACAGTAACTGGCATTCAAAAACGTTATTCAGCAAAAATTCCTGTGCATCCCGACCACCCCGAAATGGGTTTTAGAACCTTTGAAGTTACTCCCGTAAATGGAGAAGCGATTTTTCTGATTTCAAAAAATGACCTCCGCCTTATTCAGGGTAAACCCGCAGTTCGTTTTATGGACCTTTTCAATTTTACAGTACAAACGATTGCTGAAAACAATGTGCAAGCGATGTTCCATAGTGAATCATACGAAGAAGCAAGAAACCTTTCTGCTCCTTTGATTCATTGGCTTCCGGTTGACAGTGGAATTTCTTGTGAAGTAGTGCTGCCAGATGCTTCTGTTGTTGAGGGCGTTGCAGAGGATAGTTGTAAAAGTTTGAAGCCTGATGAAGTTGTGCAGTTTCAGCGGTATGGGTTTGTAAGAGTAGACGAAATTAACAACAAGTTAGTTGCATATTTTGCCCACAAGTAG
- a CDS encoding methionine adenosyltransferase, with the protein MRNILVNDSKCTPLDKQPVEIVERKGVGHPDSMCDAIMDQVSVELSKAYIKEFGAILHHNTDKALLVAGDVECKFGGGVVNKPMLLIFGDRATFGANGKEIPVEDIAINTAKKWLKENIRFVDPEKHMKYQIAIRQGSQGLTDIFKRETCMFGANDTSAAVGYAPLTRTENMVLTTERYINSKEFKKRFPMSGEDVKVMGYKNGNVLNLTICNAFVDHLVSDVKDYMRRKAEITADVEEWVNAKGAFDKVNVYINTLDVDDRGVDGVFLTVLGTCADGADSGQVGRGNKVNGVISLNRPIGTEAAAGKNPVSHVGKIYNALSHQIARKICDEVPEIAETIVWLLSQIGKPIDQPAIAAAQVVMNDGSVYDKKIQGRVNEVIDAELANIENFCEKLTYGKISVW; encoded by the coding sequence ATGAGGAACATACTTGTTAATGATTCGAAATGTACACCCCTAGACAAGCAACCAGTAGAGATAGTTGAACGCAAGGGTGTTGGTCATCCTGACTCCATGTGCGACGCCATAATGGATCAGGTTTCAGTGGAACTAAGCAAAGCTTACATCAAAGAATTTGGAGCAATTTTACATCACAACACCGACAAGGCCCTACTTGTTGCCGGGGATGTAGAATGCAAATTCGGAGGCGGAGTGGTAAACAAACCCATGCTCCTAATTTTCGGAGACAGGGCAACCTTTGGAGCCAACGGAAAAGAAATACCAGTTGAAGACATCGCCATAAACACAGCCAAAAAATGGCTCAAAGAAAACATCCGATTTGTCGACCCCGAAAAACACATGAAATACCAAATCGCAATCAGACAAGGCTCACAAGGACTTACTGATATTTTCAAGCGGGAAACCTGCATGTTTGGAGCCAACGATACTTCAGCAGCAGTAGGTTATGCACCTTTAACTCGCACAGAAAACATGGTTTTGACCACTGAACGATACATCAACTCTAAGGAATTCAAGAAACGATTCCCAATGAGCGGAGAAGACGTCAAAGTCATGGGCTACAAGAACGGCAATGTTTTGAACTTGACCATTTGTAACGCTTTTGTTGATCACCTTGTTTCGGATGTGAAAGACTATATGCGCAGAAAAGCCGAAATCACAGCTGATGTCGAGGAATGGGTCAACGCTAAAGGTGCCTTTGATAAGGTTAATGTTTACATCAACACATTAGATGTGGATGACCGTGGAGTTGACGGTGTCTTTTTGACTGTGTTAGGAACTTGTGCAGATGGTGCAGACTCTGGACAAGTTGGACGAGGCAACAAAGTCAACGGAGTAATCTCCCTTAACAGGCCAATCGGAACTGAAGCTGCAGCAGGCAAAAACCCAGTCAGTCATGTTGGAAAAATCTATAACGCACTAAGCCACCAAATTGCACGAAAAATCTGTGACGAAGTCCCCGAAATTGCAGAAACCATTGTCTGGCTTCTAAGCCAAATCGGCAAACCTATCGACCAACCCGCAATCGCAGCTGCCCAAGTTGTCATGAACGATGGTTCAGTTTACGACAAGAAAATCCAAGGTCGAGTCAACGAAGTAATCGATGCAGAACTTGCAAACATCGAAAACTTTTGTGAAAAACTCACCTATGGAAAAATCTCAGTCTGGTAA
- a CDS encoding DUF3795 domain-containing protein: MSNLISKCGIDCGTCPWGPFPRESMSESKFEEFKVRAKQILGYTPIRTACVTCQTPDDQIPKTSRLPSKKCLIRQCVDKAGIPNCSFCSRFPCETLKGTADAWKREVIEAKLGASLSDVDYSRFVEPFEGLKRLTVFRESLKPNDFVEPPKINAKTKLVKFPKNLISIEVEHFKQVHTLIEKIWNSSFGLHDPDTFAQHHTVKKQRTHVLRFLWIFGTYGILESDRSKLVIDPKTYLDNRGSEKQLAIWSFLECVVFKELSRLGVCCKRVPLSGVNIADLTTGTGYVRNKGWVMSISFKNQIGGLDALRALNAYCKKLNKKFDKKAFQQFCMTDMGVLSDL, from the coding sequence TTGTCAAATCTGATTTCTAAATGCGGAATTGATTGTGGCACTTGTCCTTGGGGACCTTTTCCTCGGGAGAGTATGTCTGAAAGCAAGTTTGAAGAGTTTAAGGTCCGTGCTAAACAGATTTTGGGGTATACACCAATTCGGACTGCTTGTGTGACTTGTCAAACTCCTGATGATCAGATTCCAAAAACGTCAAGGCTTCCTAGTAAAAAGTGTTTGATACGCCAGTGTGTAGACAAAGCTGGAATTCCAAATTGTAGCTTTTGTTCTCGCTTTCCCTGTGAAACCTTAAAAGGAACGGCAGATGCGTGGAAGCGTGAAGTTATCGAAGCTAAATTGGGGGCGTCTTTGTCTGATGTGGATTACAGTCGGTTTGTTGAGCCCTTTGAAGGTTTGAAGAGATTAACTGTTTTTCGGGAATCCTTAAAGCCAAATGACTTTGTTGAACCTCCAAAAATAAACGCAAAAACAAAATTAGTTAAATTTCCCAAGAATTTGATTTCAATTGAAGTCGAGCATTTCAAACAAGTTCACACATTAATTGAAAAAATTTGGAATTCTTCCTTTGGGTTACACGACCCTGACACCTTTGCGCAACATCACACCGTTAAAAAACAACGAACTCATGTTTTGAGGTTTTTGTGGATTTTTGGAACATATGGCATCTTGGAATCAGACCGCTCAAAGCTTGTTATCGACCCAAAAACCTATCTTGATAACCGTGGAAGCGAAAAACAGTTAGCCATTTGGTCGTTTCTTGAATGTGTTGTTTTCAAGGAATTGTCCAGATTGGGGGTTTGTTGTAAACGTGTGCCCTTATCTGGAGTAAATATTGCAGACCTAACCACCGGCACAGGATATGTCCGAAACAAAGGTTGGGTTATGAGCATTTCTTTTAAGAACCAAATTGGTGGGTTAGATGCTCTGCGGGCTTTAAATGCTTACTGCAAAAAATTAAACAAAAAATTTGATAAAAAAGCGTTTCAACAGTTCTGTATGACCGATATGGGTGTTTTGTCTGACCTTTAA
- a CDS encoding MscL family protein has protein sequence MLKELQQIRELLAAKPAPPPPAPKGLWAEFKAFIENYKVMGLAVAFIMGVYLGQLVQSLAKDLLLPAIGLVLPVSDLASLQYTVGEQVFGLGNFLVAFITFIIVALVIFILVKLTKKWRIQ, from the coding sequence ATGTTAAAGGAACTTCAGCAGATACGAGAACTTCTTGCTGCTAAACCTGCTCCTCCACCTCCTGCACCTAAAGGATTATGGGCTGAATTCAAGGCATTTATCGAAAACTATAAAGTCATGGGTCTGGCTGTCGCTTTCATTATGGGTGTTTACTTAGGTCAACTCGTCCAATCTTTGGCTAAAGATTTACTATTACCCGCAATCGGGCTGGTATTACCTGTTAGTGATTTAGCATCATTACAGTATACCGTCGGAGAACAAGTCTTTGGTCTGGGAAACTTTCTAGTAGCATTCATAACGTTCATAATCGTAGCGTTAGTTATCTTCATATTAGTAAAGCTGACCAAAAAATGGAGAATACAGTAA
- a CDS encoding ATP-grasp domain-containing protein, whose amino-acid sequence MEKVGILVVAYGSRAAAMIDAFTRSEDYSPKFYVVDKQNNPFILQRAEKHTVISNFDLNEIAKFAKKHKDNIDFGIIGPEKPIIAGVRDIVEKETKIPIICPTKEYAIEGSKIAQRELFEKVSPEVNPRFKVFDPKDYSSTTQVKKSVYAWLKELDNQVAVKPDMATAGKGVGVWGDHFNSPEEVFAHFLSNYEHGAVIIEEKVEGEESSFQTFCDGKRLVALPESRDYKRAFDDDIGPNTGGMGAYKDAGDILPFMTRQDRQKEVELVTRVFSELKGKGSNPGLRGVPFYAAFIHTSKGPKLLEINSRPGDPEIMTLLPDLKDDFVEVCYNMVDGN is encoded by the coding sequence ATGGAAAAAGTTGGCATCTTAGTAGTAGCGTATGGCTCACGAGCCGCCGCTATGATAGACGCTTTCACCCGAAGTGAAGACTATTCTCCAAAATTTTATGTGGTTGATAAACAAAACAATCCTTTCATCCTCCAACGCGCAGAAAAACACACAGTAATTTCTAATTTTGATTTAAACGAAATCGCAAAATTTGCCAAAAAACACAAAGATAACATAGACTTTGGCATTATAGGTCCAGAAAAGCCCATCATCGCCGGAGTTAGAGACATAGTTGAAAAAGAAACAAAAATTCCCATAATTTGCCCAACCAAAGAGTACGCAATTGAAGGCAGTAAAATTGCTCAACGAGAATTGTTCGAAAAAGTATCCCCTGAAGTTAATCCCCGCTTCAAGGTTTTTGACCCCAAAGACTACAGTAGCACCACTCAGGTCAAAAAAAGTGTCTATGCTTGGCTTAAAGAATTAGACAACCAAGTTGCAGTAAAACCTGATATGGCAACTGCAGGCAAAGGCGTTGGTGTCTGGGGGGACCACTTTAATAGTCCCGAAGAAGTTTTTGCCCATTTCCTGTCCAACTACGAACATGGTGCAGTTATTATCGAAGAAAAAGTGGAAGGCGAAGAATCCAGTTTCCAGACATTTTGTGACGGAAAACGACTAGTTGCCCTGCCAGAAAGCCGTGACTACAAGCGGGCTTTTGATGATGATATAGGACCCAACACTGGTGGCATGGGTGCTTACAAAGATGCCGGGGACATTCTCCCGTTTATGACCCGACAAGACCGTCAAAAAGAAGTTGAACTGGTTACTCGGGTATTTTCTGAACTAAAAGGAAAAGGAAGCAACCCTGGCTTGCGTGGGGTTCCGTTTTATGCTGCATTTATTCACACCAGTAAAGGTCCAAAGCTTTTGGAAATTAACAGCCGTCCTGGCGACCCCGAAATAATGACTCTGTTGCCTGATTTGAAGGATGATTTTGTTGAAGTTTGTTATAACA
- a CDS encoding DNA-directed DNA polymerase I produces MSFGDVPKKKKPESTNIQVIEESQQTSTDKEPVIYPDFPENLPPSYLVSISYDGKKALAKLSLYEPVSQKIYFWYDNTGHKPYLLTSLAPEEVEKISGVTSHTGYDHVEAVEKFDPLHDKTITVTKVVAKDPLAIGGRQHGCLRDIIPEDYQALTGIDEPPKVWESYIRYYQSYIYDNNLVIGMLYAIKDGNLVRVVQKSSEETIKQILGKFSDVDKQFRDTVEMWARLLESPAPEFKRVGLDIEVASAVATRVPDPQKATDPVVCVALYGSDRKKQLFILKRKGIEQGNRKLPDDALVTYFDEEKELLQKLFEATMQYPFVLTFNGDDFDLPFLYNRAKNLGIDKTEIPIEVGRRTCSVTHGVHIDLYKFFFNRSIQIYAFGNKYRDMTLDAIGTALLELPKIEHEKAFSELSYTELAEYNLRDSEITLDLTAFNDNLVMKLILAMSRISHMPMEDVSRQGVSRWIRNFLYHEHRQRNMLIPNKEDILALKGGTTTTAMIKGKKYKGAIVVDPVPGVHFNVAVMDFASLYPSIIKVYNLGYQTLLCNHEECKKNKVPETTHWICTKNKALESLLIGSLRDLRVKWYKQKAKDKTLPQDVQSWYAVIPSALKVVLNASYGVFGSPAFGLYCPPVAEATAAIGRHVITQTIEKARSLGVEVLYGDTDSVFLKNPSPEQVKILADWSITKMGMELEVEKWYRYAVFSSRKKNYLGILKNGGIDVKGMTGKKRHIPPYIKKAFYEMEERLQQVHNPAEFEEAKKEIKQLIRDRYNCLKKRQWGDTPDDLAFHVVLGKPLSDYTKTTPQHVKAGRELEKMGYELKTGDLISYVKVIKGVKPVQIATNSEIDVDKYVMYLQSTFDQILDALGLDFDEIIGLTKLFRFM; encoded by the coding sequence TTGTCGTTCGGGGACGTTCCAAAAAAGAAAAAACCTGAATCCACCAATATCCAAGTAATTGAAGAATCCCAACAAACATCAACGGACAAAGAACCAGTAATATACCCAGACTTTCCAGAAAATTTACCCCCGTCTTATCTTGTATCTATTTCATATGACGGAAAAAAAGCATTAGCCAAGCTTTCTTTGTATGAGCCTGTTTCACAAAAAATCTATTTTTGGTACGACAACACCGGTCACAAGCCTTACTTGTTAACTAGTCTTGCTCCCGAAGAAGTGGAAAAAATCAGCGGAGTTACTTCTCATACTGGATACGACCATGTGGAAGCTGTTGAAAAGTTTGACCCCCTTCATGACAAAACCATTACCGTAACAAAAGTAGTAGCCAAAGACCCCCTTGCTATCGGTGGGCGCCAACATGGGTGTTTAAGGGACATTATTCCAGAAGATTATCAAGCCTTAACAGGAATTGACGAGCCTCCAAAAGTTTGGGAGTCATATATCCGGTATTATCAGTCTTACATTTACGACAACAACCTTGTTATCGGCATGTTGTATGCCATAAAAGACGGAAATTTGGTTCGGGTAGTCCAGAAATCCTCGGAAGAAACCATCAAACAGATTCTGGGAAAGTTTTCTGATGTAGACAAACAGTTCCGAGATACTGTAGAAATGTGGGCCCGGCTTCTGGAATCTCCTGCCCCCGAGTTTAAACGAGTGGGATTAGACATAGAAGTCGCATCTGCAGTTGCCACTCGGGTTCCTGACCCCCAAAAAGCTACGGACCCTGTTGTTTGTGTGGCGTTGTACGGTTCAGACCGCAAAAAACAGTTGTTCATTTTGAAACGAAAAGGAATCGAACAAGGCAACCGAAAACTGCCTGATGATGCTTTGGTTACCTATTTTGATGAAGAAAAAGAGTTGCTACAAAAATTGTTTGAAGCAACCATGCAGTATCCCTTTGTTTTAACTTTTAATGGTGACGATTTCGACCTGCCGTTTTTGTATAATCGGGCAAAGAATCTTGGAATAGACAAAACTGAAATTCCAATAGAAGTGGGTAGAAGAACCTGTTCAGTTACCCACGGTGTTCACATTGACCTTTACAAGTTCTTCTTTAATCGTTCAATCCAAATTTACGCTTTTGGTAATAAATATCGGGACATGACACTTGACGCTATCGGCACAGCACTTTTAGAGCTTCCAAAAATTGAGCATGAAAAAGCATTTTCTGAACTAAGCTACACTGAACTTGCTGAATACAATCTGCGTGACTCAGAAATCACCTTGGATTTGACTGCCTTTAACGATAACTTGGTCATGAAACTGATTCTAGCAATGTCCCGAATTTCCCATATGCCCATGGAAGACGTAAGTCGCCAAGGGGTTTCTCGTTGGATTCGTAACTTTTTGTATCATGAACACCGCCAACGAAACATGCTCATTCCAAACAAAGAAGACATCCTTGCACTCAAGGGCGGAACCACAACTACTGCAATGATTAAAGGTAAAAAATACAAGGGCGCCATAGTTGTTGATCCTGTTCCGGGTGTCCACTTTAATGTTGCAGTTATGGACTTTGCCAGTCTGTATCCGTCAATCATTAAGGTTTACAATCTGGGTTACCAAACTTTGTTATGCAACCACGAAGAATGCAAAAAAAACAAGGTTCCCGAAACAACCCACTGGATATGTACAAAAAACAAGGCACTAGAAAGTTTACTGATTGGCTCGTTGCGGGATTTGCGAGTTAAATGGTACAAACAAAAAGCCAAAGACAAAACCTTGCCTCAAGATGTACAAAGCTGGTACGCCGTAATTCCTAGTGCCCTTAAAGTCGTTTTGAATGCAAGTTATGGTGTTTTTGGTTCACCTGCTTTTGGTTTATACTGCCCACCAGTTGCAGAAGCAACCGCAGCAATTGGAAGGCACGTTATCACGCAAACCATCGAAAAAGCCCGTTCCTTGGGTGTTGAAGTTTTGTATGGGGACACAGACAGTGTCTTTTTGAAGAATCCCTCTCCCGAGCAGGTAAAAATTCTGGCAGATTGGTCTATAACAAAGATGGGCATGGAGCTGGAAGTAGAAAAATGGTACCGATACGCGGTTTTTAGTTCCCGAAAAAAGAACTATCTTGGAATCTTGAAAAATGGAGGCATTGACGTCAAAGGAATGACCGGAAAGAAACGTCACATTCCGCCATATATCAAAAAAGCCTTCTATGAAATGGAAGAACGCCTTCAACAGGTGCATAACCCTGCAGAGTTCGAGGAAGCAAAAAAGGAGATTAAACAACTCATCCGTGACCGTTACAACTGTTTAAAGAAACGCCAATGGGGCGATACTCCTGATGATTTGGCCTTTCATGTTGTTTTGGGAAAACCGTTGTCTGATTACACAAAAACTACTCCACAGCATGTGAAAGCGGGTCGGGAACTGGAAAAAATGGGTTATGAACTTAAAACTGGCGACTTAATTAGTTACGTTAAAGTCATAAAAGGCGTTAAACCCGTGCAAATAGCCACAAACAGTGAAATCGATGTTGACAAGTATGTTATGTATTTGCAGTCGACTTTTGATCAGATTCTTGATGCGTTAGGACTGGATTTTGATGAAATAATTGGCTTAACTAAGCTGTTCCGCTTTATGTAA
- a CDS encoding amidophosphoribosyltransferase, with protein sequence MLEQLKEECGVFAAKDFTDKPVFPYIYWGLRSQNHRGHQSHGITTFDGQFHTHKCLDLVPKIKQKDLDSWLVDLPGPVGIGHVRYSTSGGTDYDSLVKSTQPILEKKGEKEVAIAFNGNVVNTPDIVKEIQAEQPNFHFNYDAELITKKLLRGGKNWDLETSVKKCMKEIEGAFSVTGLTEAGELFAFRDPQGIRPLCCGCNKNGTTCAVSSETVGLDINCFDFSFEVNPGELVVAQKDGFERKQLCTGERKALCAFEFAYFARPDSKLGDRYVYEAREAFGRNFAWEFPETTSKVDIIMSMPETGNDAAYGYHELTGIRWERASRRHRYVAERAFILLSDQRHTTIDRKINIVDHQLTGKNVAVVDDSIVRGDTTKVVVNKLRQMGANKVFLFITFPRIIGPCFYGVDMATYRELIGSQHDAEEIAEIVGADAVHYQSVEGLVKATCLPKEELCLGCITGKYPTPLAQKLADEMKARFESGYSEKGRIYENSI encoded by the coding sequence ATGCTGGAACAGTTAAAAGAGGAATGTGGGGTTTTCGCGGCAAAGGACTTTACAGACAAACCAGTATTTCCTTACATTTACTGGGGATTGCGCTCACAAAACCACCGTGGTCACCAATCCCACGGAATCACAACCTTTGATGGGCAGTTCCACACCCACAAATGCTTAGACCTTGTTCCAAAAATAAAACAAAAAGACCTAGACAGCTGGCTAGTAGACCTGCCTGGGCCAGTTGGAATAGGACATGTTCGATACTCCACTTCGGGTGGAACAGATTACGATTCATTGGTAAAAAGCACTCAACCAATTTTAGAAAAAAAAGGAGAAAAAGAGGTGGCAATCGCCTTCAACGGTAACGTCGTAAACACTCCAGACATCGTCAAAGAAATTCAAGCCGAGCAACCAAATTTCCATTTCAACTATGATGCAGAATTAATCACCAAAAAACTTCTGAGAGGCGGAAAAAACTGGGACTTGGAAACTTCAGTAAAAAAGTGCATGAAAGAAATTGAAGGCGCATTTTCCGTCACTGGTTTAACAGAAGCTGGCGAACTTTTTGCATTTCGTGACCCTCAGGGAATCAGACCTCTTTGTTGTGGTTGCAACAAAAACGGAACAACATGTGCAGTCTCCTCGGAAACTGTTGGTTTGGACATTAACTGTTTTGATTTTAGTTTTGAAGTAAACCCCGGCGAGCTTGTGGTTGCCCAAAAAGATGGGTTTGAACGAAAACAACTCTGCACGGGTGAAAGAAAGGCTCTTTGTGCTTTCGAGTTTGCTTATTTTGCTCGTCCTGATTCTAAGTTAGGTGACCGTTACGTTTACGAAGCAAGGGAAGCTTTTGGCAGAAACTTTGCGTGGGAGTTTCCCGAAACTACAAGTAAAGTGGACATCATCATGTCCATGCCTGAAACTGGTAATGATGCGGCTTATGGCTATCATGAATTAACTGGAATTCGATGGGAACGTGCCTCTCGACGCCATAGATATGTGGCGGAACGTGCGTTTATTTTGCTTTCAGACCAACGTCACACCACCATTGATCGTAAAATCAATATTGTTGACCATCAGCTCACTGGAAAAAATGTTGCTGTAGTTGACGACAGCATTGTGCGAGGGGACACAACCAAAGTTGTGGTAAACAAGCTTCGGCAGATGGGTGCCAATAAGGTGTTTTTGTTTATTACTTTTCCACGGATTATTGGTCCGTGTTTTTATGGAGTTGACATGGCAACTTACCGTGAGTTGATTGGTTCCCAACATGATGCAGAAGAAATTGCAGAAATAGTTGGAGCTGATGCGGTTCATTACCAATCCGTTGAAGGTTTGGTTAAGGCAACATGCTTGCCCAAAGAAGAATTGTGTTTGGGTTGCATAACTGGGAAGTATCCGACGCCTTTGGCTCAGAAGCTGGCTGACGAAATGAAGGCGCGTTTTGAGAGCGGATATAGTGAAAAAGGTAGGATTTATGAAAATTCCATATAA